AAATCGATTCAAGACAGACACTCCTCGCGCTTTCAGCGCAAACCGAAACGGTTCATCAGGTCATAGAGGGTCGGGCGGCTCACACCGAGCACTTCGGCCGCCTTGACCATGTTTCCATCCACCCGCGCGAGCACGCTGACGACTGCGCGTCGCTCGGCCTCGTCGCGGATCTGCCGCAGATTGAAAAAACCGTCCTCCTGATCGGCCGGTTTCAGTCCGAGATCGGCTGCGGTGATCTGGCTACCATCGGCCATGATGGTCGCCCGCTTGATGCAATTTTCAAGCTCGCGAACATTGCCGGGCCATTTGTGCGCTTCGATCGCGGCAACCGCCTCGCGCGACAGCGTCAATGCGCTGCGCCCCTGCTCGCCGGAAAAGCGCTTTGCAAAGGAGTGTGCAAGCAGCGCGGCGTCGCCCTCTCGCGCTCGCAGCGGCGGAATCGTGACGACAATTTCGGCCAGGCGGTAGTACAGATCTTCACGGAACCGCGCTTCACCGATCAGGGCCTGCAGATCCTGGTGCGTGGCGCAGACCACCCGCACGTCGATCGGAATCTCGTCGCGACCGCCGAGGCGCTCGATGACGCGTTCCTGCAGGAAACGAAGCAGCTTCGCCTGCAGTGCGCCGGGCAGATCACCGATCTCGTCGAGGAAGAGCGTGCCCTTGTTGGCGACTTCGATCTTGCCGGGCGTCTGCTTGGTGGCGCCGGTAAATGCACCCTTCTCGTAGCCGAACAGTTCGCTTTCGAGCAGGTTATCGGGGATGGCCGCGCAGTTGATCGCGACGAAGCGCTCGTTCGCGCGATCCGAGCGGTCGTGCAGCGTCTTCGCCAGCACTTCCTTGCCCGTCCCGCTTTCGCCGAGCAGCAGCACGGTTGCGCGCGTGGCCGAGACCTTTTCGATCGTCCGCAGCACACGCAACATGTCCGCGTCACGCGTGATGAATCGCCCTTCGACACCCAGGTGCTGATTGGCCAGCCGGATGTTCTCCGACTGCAGGTCGTGCAGCCTGAACGCGCGTTCGATCAGCAGCGCGAGCATGTCGGGCTCGAACGGCTTGGCGTAGAAATCGTAGGCACCCATGCCGATCGCCCGCAGCGCATTGGCGCGGTCGTTCTGGCCGGTCAGCACGATGACCTTGGACTGCGGCGCCAGCGCCATGATCTCGCCGAGCAGAGCCATGCCTTCGGTCACGTCGTCGGGCGCCGGCGGCAACCCGAGATCCATCGTGATCACGGAAGGTTCGTGGCGCCTGATCTGCGCCAGCGCGGATTCGCGGTCGCTGGCCAGTACGACTTCGTAGTCGTCGAAACTCCAGCGCATCTGCTTCTGCAGCGCCGGATCGTCTTCGACGATCAACAGTGTCCGCCCCTTGTCTGCCATGTCACTCCCGGTCAAGCAACGGCTGCTTCAGCCGCATGCAGAGGAAAAACGAGCCGGAACAGACTGCCCCGACCCGGTTCGCTGGTCACTTCTATCCGCCCGCCCAGATCGTGGACGTAGCGGAAACTTTCGTATGCGCCGATGCCCATTCCATTCGCCTTGGTCGACTGGAAGGGCTTGAACAACCGCTCGCGCATGAACTCTTCGGTCATGCCGCAACCGGAGTCTTCGACCTCGATCACAACCCCCGCTTCAATGCGGCGCGCACGGATACTGACTTTACCGTTTTGCGGCGTGGCATCCAGTGCATTCTGCACAAGATGCCCCACAACCCGCTCTATACGATCTTCATGGGCGCGCACCATCAGGCCGCTTTCCGCATCGAGCTCGAGTTCGCAGCCACTGCGCGCCCGGGCGCGATGCAGTCGCTCAAGCAACGGCGTCAGTTCGACCGGTGAAGCCTGCTCGATCGGCTGGGTACCGGAACGCAGCTGCAGCAGCATGCCGTTCATGCGACCAACGGCGTGCTCGATGGTCTCCATCATGTCCTGCTGGAATTCGGGGTTGTCGTGGTGCTTTTTCGCGTTGCGCAGCAGCAGGGACAGCTGGGCGATGAGATTTTTCAGGTCGTGCACGACGAAGGCGCTCATCTTGGAAAAGGCTTCGAACTTCTTGGCCTCGATCAGCGCCTCCATGGCCTGGGTCTGATTGAGCACGCCAGCCACCTGGCGCCCGGCCGTCTTCAACAGATCGCGCACTTCCCAGTTCAGATCCAGCAGCGCGCGCGGACGGCACAGTACGACGAAGCCGAGCGGCATGTCCTCGTTGCCGAGGGGGCAGATGAGCCAGACATCCGGCGTCTGCGCCACCCACGCCGGCAACCTCAGATTGCCGTACGCCCCGGGGCGCGAGCGATGTTCTTCGACGTTGATCACCCACATCTTGCCCAGCAGCAGCTGGATCAGCGGGCTGTCTGCCGGCTCGCGCGCATCGATCATGGGTACGTTCAGCCGCGCCGCGGGTGCGTAATGACCGCCTTCGCTGCGCAACCACAACATGCCGCCCGGACTTTCGACCAGATCGGCCATGACACGGATCGAAGCCTGACGGAGCGCGTCGACGCTCGAGGCGCTGTACAGGGTGTCGGCCAGCTTCAGCCACTCGGCCCGGTAGTCGTAGCGCAGGCTGAAGAAGTGCTTGTTGATGAATACACGAAGCCACGCCCGCACGCTGCCGGAAGCGATCGACGCGAGGAATCCGAGCGCGCCGACGGCCAGCACGACGGTCTGCAAGGCCTGCCCCCACTCGCCACCGAAGTAGCGCACGTAATAGCCGGCGAGCGCGATGATGAGCAACGCGCCGCCAGACATGACCAGTGCCGAGGTATGGAATTACCGCGTCGCGCGAGACATTCAGCCGGATCGACCACTCGCTGACGCGGGCCGAAGACACCGCAAACAACGGAATCGCGAGCGCATGCACCAGGCCGCGGGACGCCCACAGCGTCGCGTCCTGCTGCCGGAACATCAGCGACTCGGAGAAGAAATACAGGTCGAAGGTGGTGGAAAACGCGAGGCCCAGCGCCATCGGCTTGATGCCCCAGCGCCACTGCTGGGGGGTGTTGCGGTAGAACTGTTCGATCATCACCGCGCCGAGCAGGCTCAGCCCGAGTCCGCACGCCATCAGCCACATCAGCGATGCGGCGCCAGTCGGCACCAGCCAGGACAGCGCGACGTAACCCACGCCGCACGGCAGCACGGAGATCAGTACGAAACGGATCAGCCAGGACGGCCGCTTGAGCAGCGTCGGCAATGGCCGGCGGCCTTCGGGGTCGATGACGCATGCGGCGAGGAACAGCAGGAAAAGCAGTGTGTGCAGCGCGTCCGCCGCATAGACCAGCGTGCGCAGTACCGGATGGCCATTCAGCACGCTCAGTGCTGCCAGCGCGCACCATGCGGCGCCCGACACCATGCAGACGCACAACAGACGGGCACGCGGCGATTGACGCGCGCCCATGATCAGCTGCAGTCCGAACAGGACGAAACCGACCGCCGCCACGCCATAGGCGTACAGCGCGAACGTTACTGGGAAGGATTCCATCGACGGGCCGGTAGCGAAAGGAGTGATCGCTGCATTGTGCCCGCCGGCAGAGGGCGCGTCACCGCAGGCGCCTTACTGCGCGCCTGGCGAAGCTTCGCACCTGTTCAGCGCGCGCCGTCGCCGGTAAGTACGACACGTACCGTCTGCAGCAGAACCAGGAATCGAGGAACAGGGTATGGTTCTTGACGTAGTACAGGTCGTACTGCAGCTTCTGAACGGCATCATCGACCGAAGCACCGTATGCGTAGCGCACCTGGGCCCACCCGGTGATGCCCGGCTTGACCGAGTGGCGCGCGGCGTAGAACGGAATCTGGTCGGTCAGCTGATCGACGAAGTAGGGACGTTCCGGACGCGGGCCGACAAAACTCATGTCGCCATGCAGAACGTTGAAGATCTGCGGCAGTTCATCGATACGCGTCTTGCGGATGAAATGACCGACACGCGTGACTCGATCATCGCTGTTGCTCGCCCAGCGCGGCTTGCCATCGGCTTCGGCATCCAGACGCATGCTGCGGAACTTCAGCACCTTGAATGTGCGGCCACCCTGGCCGACACGCTCCTGGCGGTAAATGACCGGGAAGCCGGATTCCAATGCGATCGCGATGGCTGCGAGCAACATCACCGGTGCCGTGACCACCAGCAGCACCGATGCTGCGAGCACGTCGAACAGCCGCTTCACGACCGTCCGGCCAATGCCCTGACGGAAGCCGTCGCCGTAGATCAGCCAGCTGGCGCGCAGCGAATCGAGGCGAACCTGACCGCGCATCCGCTCGAAAAAGCTCGACAGGTCATTGACCGTCACGCCCGCCAGCTTGCAGTCCAGCAGTTCGCGCAGCGGCAGCACACCGCCCCGACGCTCGCGCACCGCGACGACGATTTCGTTTGCGCGGTGATCACGAGCCAGCTGCATCACGCAGCTGCCCTCCGGCATGACCATGGCACTCGGCACGTCGACCGAGGTATCCGCACCGACCGATACGAAACCGACAATGGTATGCGTCGCACTGGCTGACGTCGACACGCTGGCCCAGACCGAAGCCGCTTCCGGGCCGGTACCCACGACAAGAATGCGGCGGGTAAACATGCCAGCTCCATCGGCCTGCACGAAGGATGCCGCGCGTAGCAGCAGGATGCCGCCAAAACCAAGGCACAGCGAAATATCAAGCGCCGGCATCGCCATGCTGCCCTGCGGGAGCAGGCGGAACACCATGTAAGCAACCGGGAGGCCCAACAGGAAGGCAAACAGCACGCGCCCGACCAGTTCCGACAGATTGCGCGGCTGTTCGCTCTGGTACAGGCCGAGCGTGCTCATCAGCACGGTCATCACGGCAGCAAAGACCGCTGCCGGAACCAGTGCGGGCAGCAGGGATTCGAGGCTGCCCGGTGCGCTGATCCACGCCGCGCCAAAGCCGGCAATCAACAGGACCAGGGCTTCGGCAACAAGTCTCATGAGCGTTACGGACGGAACATAGTGACTGAACAACCTGACCACGGTAGACCCCTTTTCGAGCTGCTCATTTTGATTCGCGTCGTGTCATGCAACGGGTTGCTTGAGGCGACGCCGTGAGCGGTGGAGCGCGAACGATATGTGCGGCGAGTTCTTTTGAGCGTGAATACCATCACAAGACGAGGCCGCGACAAGGGGATGTGATAACTGAAGCACGTTGCGGCGCCGTTTCAGCGTGCTTCTCCATGCCTCAAGA
The sequence above is a segment of the Methyloversatilis sp. RAC08 genome. Coding sequences within it:
- a CDS encoding TIGR03013 family XrtA/PEP-CTERM system glycosyltransferase; translation: MRLVAEALVLLIAGFGAAWISAPGSLESLLPALVPAAVFAAVMTVLMSTLGLYQSEQPRNLSELVGRVLFAFLLGLPVAYMVFRLLPQGSMAMPALDISLCLGFGGILLLRAASFVQADGAGMFTRRILVVGTGPEAASVWASVSTSASATHTIVGFVSVGADTSVDVPSAMVMPEGSCVMQLARDHRANEIVVAVRERRGGVLPLRELLDCKLAGVTVNDLSSFFERMRGQVRLDSLRASWLIYGDGFRQGIGRTVVKRLFDVLAASVLLVVTAPVMLLAAIAIALESGFPVIYRQERVGQGGRTFKVLKFRSMRLDAEADGKPRWASNSDDRVTRVGHFIRKTRIDELPQIFNVLHGDMSFVGPRPERPYFVDQLTDQIPFYAARHSVKPGITGWAQVRYAYGASVDDAVQKLQYDLYYVKNHTLFLDSWFCCRRYVSYLPATARAEQVRSFARRAVRRLR
- the prsK gene encoding XrtA/PEP-CTERM system histidine kinase PrsK, producing the protein MSGGALLIIALAGYYVRYFGGEWGQALQTVVLAVGALGFLASIASGSVRAWLRVFINKHFFSLRYDYRAEWLKLADTLYSASSVDALRQASIRVMADLVESPGGMLWLRSEGGHYAPAARLNVPMIDAREPADSPLIQLLLGKMWVINVEEHRSRPGAYGNLRLPAWVAQTPDVWLICPLGNEDMPLGFVVLCRPRALLDLNWEVRDLLKTAGRQVAGVLNQTQAMEALIEAKKFEAFSKMSAFVVHDLKNLIAQLSLLLRNAKKHHDNPEFQQDMMETIEHAVGRMNGMLLQLRSGTQPIEQASPVELTPLLERLHRARARSGCELELDAESGLMVRAHEDRIERVVGHLVQNALDATPQNGKVSIRARRIEAGVVIEVEDSGCGMTEEFMRERLFKPFQSTKANGMGIGAYESFRYVHDLGGRIEVTSEPGRGSLFRLVFPLHAAEAAVA
- the prsR gene encoding PEP-CTERM-box response regulator transcription factor, producing MADKGRTLLIVEDDPALQKQMRWSFDDYEVVLASDRESALAQIRRHEPSVITMDLGLPPAPDDVTEGMALLGEIMALAPQSKVIVLTGQNDRANALRAIGMGAYDFYAKPFEPDMLALLIERAFRLHDLQSENIRLANQHLGVEGRFITRDADMLRVLRTIEKVSATRATVLLLGESGTGKEVLAKTLHDRSDRANERFVAINCAAIPDNLLESELFGYEKGAFTGATKQTPGKIEVANKGTLFLDEIGDLPGALQAKLLRFLQERVIERLGGRDEIPIDVRVVCATHQDLQALIGEARFREDLYYRLAEIVVTIPPLRAREGDAALLAHSFAKRFSGEQGRSALTLSREAVAAIEAHKWPGNVRELENCIKRATIMADGSQITAADLGLKPADQEDGFFNLRQIRDEAERRAVVSVLARVDGNMVKAAEVLGVSRPTLYDLMNRFGLR